A stretch of Castanea sativa cultivar Marrone di Chiusa Pesio chromosome 2, ASM4071231v1 DNA encodes these proteins:
- the LOC142624848 gene encoding uncharacterized protein LOC142624848, which yields MLKFLIYKAIHHGTFCCTIRAHQNSYTVETFPSLLLLSSVKYRYISSTSTSNQHSFTVSYLINTCGFSREAALSASKSVNFETPDNADLVISFFKNHGFSQTQISSTIRRYPPLLLSNPQKTLLPKFEFFRSNGFTSSDIATVLTRIPHILRRNLENHIIPSFVFLKSLLGTNENTIIALTRFWPIPVVKLDTCVIPNVNLLREIGVPESVICGFIKKWTRAITTDTIRFKEIVEGVKEMGFNPSRLSFVQAVLAFSGMNKSTWERKANAYKRWGLSEEEILVAFEKSPQFITVSEDKIMRVMDFLVNGMGVEASLIVKCPKLISLSLEKRLIPRASVIQVLQSKGLVKKNIYLPRVFMYVEELFLQKFVTCYKEEASDLLKLYKEKLYP from the coding sequence ATGCTGAAGTTTCTGATCTATAAAGCTATTCACCATGGTACTTTTTGTTGTACTATTAGAGCCCATCAGAATTCATACACTGTTGAAACCTTCCCATCGTTGTTGTTATTATCATCTGTCAAATACAGATACATTTCAAGCACTTCAACTTCAAATCAACACTCATTCACAGTCTCTTACCTCATAAACACATGTGGGTTCTCAAGGGAAGCTGCTCTTTCAGCCTCCAAAAGTGTTAATTTTGAAACCCCAGATAATGCGGACTTGGTCATCAGCTTTTTCAAGAACCATGGTTtctcacaaacccaaatctcaaGCACCATCAGAAGATACCCTCCACTGCTGCTGTCAAATCCTCAGAAGACCCTTTTGCCCAAATTTGAGTTTTTCCGATCCAATGGCTTTACAAGCTCTGACATTGCCACAGTGTTAACTAGAATTCCACACATATTGAGAAGAAACTTGGAAAACCACATAATTCCCTCTTTTGTTTTCCTCAAGAGTTTGCTTGGAACTAATGAGAACACTATCATTGCTTTGACACGTTTCTGGCCTATTCCCGTGGTTAAACTTGACACTTGTGTGATTCCTAATGTCAATCTTCTGCGAGAAATTGGAGTTCCTGAATCAGTTATATGTGGCTTTATTAAAAAATGGACTAGAGCTATTACTACGGATACAATTCGATTCAAAGAGATTGTTGAGGGAGTCAAGGAAATGGGATTCAATCCTTCGCGTTTAAGTTTTGTTCAGGCTGTTTTGGCATTTAGTGGAATGAATAAATCCACATGGGAGAGGAAGGCCAATGCTTATAAGAGGTGGGGTTTGTCTGAGGAAGAGATTCTTGTAGCATTTGAAAAGAGCCCCCAGTTTATTACGGTATCTGAGGATAAGATTATGCGGGTGATGGATTTTTTAGTCAACGGGATGGGTGTGGAGGCTTCCCTTATTGTCAAATGCCCAAAACTAATAAGTTTGAGCTTGGAGAAGCGACTGATTCCAAGGGCTTCGGTTATTCAAGTTTTACAATCGAAAGGTTTGGTTAAGAAGAATATATACTTGCCTAGGGTGTTTATGTATGTGGAGGAGTTGTTCCTGCAGAAGTTTGTGACGTGTTATAAGGAGGAAGCGTCTGACCTTTTGAAGCTATACAAGGAAAAATTGTATCCTTAG